A region from the Perca fluviatilis chromosome 16, GENO_Pfluv_1.0, whole genome shotgun sequence genome encodes:
- the nfrkb gene encoding nuclear factor related to kappa-B-binding protein encodes MDALTHMLTDPLDPKEENDGQITEECMLGNCRLNLPEDLLEDPDIFFSVMSESTWSEVLSDSQRQHLRQFLPQFPDNNVAEQDSTIRDLFNNTNFKFGNPLYLAQKQFRDGYFNPEVVKYRQLCAKSQRKRQLYSLQQYYHKMLKHVLVSRKELLEFAVHNGLDFPPKRKLPTKTHVEMREPRVRRRLSRILKEVKTECGDSNASSDDDDISSWTPAPQSPPSPTSTVSLRVLPSLSTQDMKTTEKIELGERDLKAMLQNHREKRKRQPDHPDLMTSDLHLGDILSRANIGRKGTVPLFDLSLPKKKIKDERRKKKMRTIKVESEDPCEILAPSDTPTAPPTSIINSLPDTPSTPLPNIKEEIVEESQSSPVPVEEIAISFFSLLESILRAETLNSTSLLEEKVQMWQSSPASCLNVWFSSVPCWSDLVLQALQFLAGETKDGMMALPSGFSPFLEFADDSQQWRWIGPTQDTEKDLSALCQLWLDSKDLVIKTENEDMQEMTSPTPRVSTDYVVRPSTGDERQVFQIQEQQRYNQPHKAFTFRMHGFESVVGPVKGVFDKEMSLNKAREHTLLRSDRPPYVTILSLVRDAAARLPNGEGTRAEICELLKDSQFLAPDVTSAQVNTVVSGALDRLHYEKDPCVKYDIGRKLWIYLHRSRSQEEFERIHQAQAAAAKARKALQQKPKPASKPKSGSKDGSSKTTGCLEAGQDIGSNPMSPTPTTPTPNTPGTPMSPLPCTTTTPTKTGVPDTIKTSTGVLLVSPPSLPQLGTILPTSQACPPVSQPVTSQHAARIVSHLAAGSLPQVRVVSTQPGLVSSVGGQQATLVHQTPHQIRMPVSMSAKSISQAVVSVPLRSQSASSPVHVPTTLSVSAVAVAKPQARSPGSPANNPVSPAMLQGVTSPNIKQVSITGQLGMKTGGAGIPITATNLRIQGKDVLRLPPSSITTDAKGQTVLRITPDMMATLAKSPVATVKLTPDFLSSATTGSKSISATLHVTPPHPSPSSASSATSCTGEVQTTKAGPVTANLLKAAGDTAIRLMPTLAVTMADQKSRTFSSMTSPDKSGATIRIMPGLGVIPQKQGQTITMTTTTGSKTLTASTCANIVTMAASVVAGAKGITVAPGVSCSPLTLGTATATVRQVPATVVTTQTGKLPARITVPLSVLNQPLKSKSVVTTPIVKGSLNTNISSLGRNIILTTMPAGTKLIAGNKPVSFVTAQQFQQLQQQGQATQVRIQTVQAQQLQQHMATGSPKSVSTVVVTTAPSPKCAPDPPPAPKQ; translated from the exons ATGGATGCCCTCACCCACATGCTTACAGACCCTCTCGATCCAAAAGAGGAAAACGATGGACAAATCACAGAGGAATGCATGCTGGGGAACTGTAGATTGAACCTCCCAGAGGACCTACTTGAGGAC ccTGACATTTTCTTCTCTGTGATGAGTGAAAGCACCTGGAGTGAAGTACTGTCAGATTCCCAGAGGCAGCACCTTCGTCAGTTTTTGCCACAGTTTCCTGACAACAATGTTGCTGAGCAAGACAGCACCATCCGTGACCTATTCAACAACACAAACTTTAAGTTTGGAAATCCCCTTTATCTTGCACAAAAACAATTCAGAG ATGGTTACTTCAATCCTGAGGTGGTCAAGTACAGACAATTGTGTGCCAAGTCCCAGAGGAAGCGACAGTTGTACTCCCTTCAGCAATATTACCACAAAATGTTGAAGCACGTCCTCGTCTCCAGAAAg GAGCTGCTGGAGTTTGCGGTTCACAATGGTCTGGACTTTCCACCAAAAAGAAAGTTACCGACCAAGACTCATGTTGAAATGCGGGAGCCAAGGGTGAGAAGACGATTGAGCCGCATATTAAAGGAGGTCAAAACTGAGTGTGGAGACAGCAATGCTTCATCTGATGATGATG ACATATCATCATGGACTCCAGCACCCCAATCACCCCCCTCTCCTACATCCACTGTCTCGCTCAGAGTTCTTCCCAGCCTCTCCACCCAAGACATGAAGACTACTG AAAAAATAGAACTAGGGGAGCGGGACTTAAAAGCCATGCTGCAAAACCATCGGGAGAAGAGGAAGCGACAGCCA GATCATCCAGACTTGATGACATCTGATCTCCACCTTGGAGACATACTTTCAAGAGCAAATATTGGTCGGAAGGGGACTGTGC CGCTTTTTGATCTGTCTCTGCCTAAGAAGAAGATAAAGGATgagagaaggaagaagaaaatgAGGACAATAAAAGTGGAATCTGAGGATCCCTGTGAAATTCTCGCACCTTCAGACACCCCAACAGCTCCACCAACGAGCATCATCAACTCCCTGCCAGACACACCATCTACTCCACTGCCCAACATCAAGGAGGA AATTGTAGAAGAGTCTCAGAGCAGCCCGGTTCCAGTTGAAGAAATAGCTATCAGTTTCTTCAGCTTGTTGGAGAGCATCTTAAGGGCAGAAACCCTTAACAGCACTTCACTG TTAGAGGAGAAAGTTCAAATGTGGCAGTCTTCTCCAGCCAGCTGTCTCAACGTTTGGTTTTCATCTGTCCCATGTTGGTCTGACTTGGTTCTTCAAGCCTTGCAGTTTCTTGCAGGAGAGACTAAAG ATGGGATGATGGCACTCCCCAGTGGCTTTTCTCCATTTTTGGAATTTGCTGATGACTCTCAGCAGTGGAGGTGGATTG GCCCCACTCAGGATACAGAGAAGGATCTCAGTGCACTCTGTCAGCTGTGGCTGGACTCCAAAGATTTAGTTATCAAG ACAGAAAATGAAGACATGCAAGAGATGACTTCTCCCACACCGAGAGT CTCAACTGATTATGTGGTGCGGCCCAGTACTGGAGATGAGAGACAAGTGTTTCAAATCCAG GAGCAGCAGCGATACAACCAGCCACATAAAGCCTTCACTTTTAGGATGCACGGCTTTGAATCTGTGGTGGGGCCTGTTAAAGGGGTGTTTGATAAGGAGATGTCTCTCAACAAAGCCAGGGAGCACACATTGCTCCGCTCGGACCGACCACCATATGTCACCATTCTCTCTCTGG TGCGGGATGCAGCAGCCAGGTTACCCAATGGAGAAGGAACGAGGGCAGAGATCTGTGAACTTTTGAAAGACTCACAGTTTCTTGCTCCAGATGTTACCAGTGCACAg GTGAACACAGTTGTCAGTGGGGCTCTGGATAGACTTCACTATGAGAAAGACCCCTGTGTAAAGTATGACATAGGACGCAAGCTCTGGATTTACCTGCACCGCAGTCGCAGTCAAGAGGAGTTTG AGAGGATCCACCAGGCTcaagctgctgctgcaaaagcaAGAAAAGCCCTACAGCAGAAACCTAAACCTGCATCTAAGCCT AAGTCCGGAAGTAAAGACGGAAGCAGTAAAACCACGGGATGTCTGGAGGCAGGACAGGATATAGGCTCCAATCCCATGTCACCAACCCCAACAACACCTaccccaaacacacctggaACCCCTATGTCGCCCTTACCCTGCACAACCACCACGCCAACAAAGACCGGAGTCCCGGATACAATCAAAACCAGCACAGG TGTTCTTCTTGTGTCCCCTCCCTCGTTGCCCCAGCTGGGAACCATCTTACCCACCAGTCAGGCTTGTCCACCAGTTTCACAGCCAGTCACATCCCAACACGCGGCTCGGATAGTGAGTCACCTGGCGGCAGGCTCCCTCCCTCAGGTGCGGGTTGTTTCCACTCAGCCTGGTCTGGTTTCTTCGGTAGGAGGTCAGCAGGCCACGCTGGTACATCAGACTCCTCACCAGATCAGGATGCCGGTGTCAATGTCAGCCAAGAGCATTTCACAG gcagtggtttctgtgcctcTGAGGAGTCAGTCTGCCAGTAGTCCAGTCCACGTGCCGACCACCCTGTCTGTGTCTGCTGTAGCTGTGGCCAAACCTCAAGCCAGATCACCTGGTAGCCCGGCTAACAACCCTGTTTCCCCTGCTATGCTGCAAGGAGTCACCAGCCCGAATATCAAACAG gtGTCCATCACAGGCCAATTGGGAATGAAGACCGGAGGAGCAGGAATTCCAATAACGGCTACAAATCTGCGCATCCAGGGTAAAGATGTCTTACGTCTTCCACCGTCCTCCATCACCACAGACGCAAAAGGCCAGACGGTGCTGCGGATCACTCCAGATATGATGGCAACTCTTGCCAAATCCCCAGTTGCAACTGTCAAACTCACCCCTGATTTCCTTAGCAGTGCCACTACAGGCAGCAAGAGCATATCAGCAACTCTCCATGTGACACCGCCCCACCCTTCACCTTCCTCTGCCTCCAGTGCTACATCCTGCACAGGGGAAGTACAGACCACCAAAGCAGGCCCTGTTACCGCTAACTTGTTAAAGGCTGCAGGAGACACAGCAATACGTCTGATGCCCACGTTGGCTGTCACCATGGCTGACCAAAAATCTAGGACCTTCTCCAGCATGACCTCCCCTGACAAGAGTGGTGCCACCATTCGTATAATGCCAGGCCTTGGTGTTATTCCACAGAAACAGGGTCAGACCATCACGATGACAACCACCACCGGCAGTAAAACACTCACAGCGTCTACATGTGCTAATATCGTGACCATGGCTGCCAGTGTTGTGGCTGGTGCTAAGGGGATCACAGTGGCTCCTGGAGTCTCGTGCTCACCTCTGACACTAGGAACTGCTACAGCCACTGTGCGGCAGGTCCCAGCTACAGTGGTTACTACACAAACG GGAAAGTTACCCGCACGGATAACCgtgcctctctctgtcctgaACCAACCACTGAAGAGCAAAAGTGTTGTGACCACACCGATTGTGAAAGGAAGCCTTAACACAAA TATCAGCAGTCTGGGCAGGAACATCATCCTAACCACCATGCCTGCTGGCACCAAGCTGATCGCAGGGAACAAACCGGTCAGCTTtgtcacagcacagcagttcCAGCAGCTTCAGCAGCAAGGACAGGCCACGCAG GTTCGCATCCAGACGGTCCAGgcgcagcagctccagcagcacATGGCAACAGGCTCCCCGAAATCCGTGTCCACAGTCGTAGTCACAACAGCACCTTCACCCAAATGTGCCCCCGATCCCCCACCTGCACCTAAACAGTGA
- the LOC120544341 gene encoding ryanodine receptor 1-like: protein MAEGADGEEEIQFLRTDDQVVLQCTASILKEQIKLCLSCEGFGNRLCFLETTSNAQIVPPDLAICCFILEQSLSVRALQEMLSNSSVDEAVDLDKWERPAGGPSILPLSKGLKARRSGWEMTSFLSAFLQSDTW, encoded by the exons ATGGCAGAAGGTGCAGATGGAGAGGAAGAGATTCAGTTCCTGCGCACG GATGATCAGGTGGTGCTGCAGTGCACTGCATCTATTCTTAAGGAGCAGATCAAGCTGTGTCTGTCATGTGAAGGATTTGGGAATCGTCTGTGTTTCCTTGAGACCACCTCGAACGCTCAG ATTGTCCCTCCAGACCTTGCAATCTGCTGCTTCATTTTGGAGCAGTCCCTGTCTGTGCGGGCATTACAGGAGATGCTGTCCAACTCTTCTGTGGATGAG GCTGTCGATTTGGACAAATGG GAGAGGCCTGCTGGTGGACCATCCATCCTGCCTCTAAGCAAAGGTCTGAAGGCGAGAAGGTCAGGGTGGGAGATGACCTCATTCTTGTCAGCGTTTCTTCAGAGCGATACCTGGTAA